In Choristoneura fumiferana chromosome 4, NRCan_CFum_1, whole genome shotgun sequence, the sequence TGAATATAGCAGCGTTGAGCGACTTAAGCCCAGACGAAACAGACAGAAGCAATCAGAGAACAGAAAAGAACCTAAATGTAAATGCGATACCAGATTGGACTCAGGATCAGCAGAGTCTAAACCGCACAAAAAGGTCAAAAAGGCAGTTGTTCCTCCCACGACTGTCACCGCTGAGATCACCAATGATACCGAGGATACCCCGACTGAGGCTCCCACCACCGCAGCCTATCATACTCCCGCTCGTGACGTCTACACTGTCAAACCAGATCCGAACCTATCCTTACTATTTACAAGAAATTCCACTAGCCCTCGGAGAGACTATCATGGATTCAGTGAGAGAAGCAGCCCCACACTTCACGGAGACCTTGAAAGAAATATCACCTGGAATAATGGAAATGATCAATATTATTCCCGATGGGAGCGAAACCAGACCTGTTCACCAGTTAATACGGAAAATTCCTGTGGTTCTACACGAGACGATGCAGGAGGCGATGGATCCATCAGTAGACTACACGGAGACCGAACTAGTCCCCGACATCCAGACTCTAGATACGAGGCTGAGGAAACTAACGAAATCTCAAATAAACCTGATAGATTCATCCGAAGGAATAACAAAGgcaatgaagaaaaaaataaattccaaACTGGAAGAACAGCAAAAGAAGAAATACCGTTACCAGGAGGCATACGACGATTACGAGGATTCTTACCCGAGCATAAAAACGATAATGACACAGAATCCGTTCAGCCCAAAAAAAATGGTGAAGAAAGCATCTTCAATGTCACACACGATCGCACCAGTGCTGAGCGAATCGCTCAGTGGAATGGCGCAGCTGCCACAGAGAATCAAAGACTTCGTCAGGCAGTGGAAACAGTGACGCCTATAAACAATCTGATGAAACATGATTTTTCGAAAACAAACAGTCAACCAAATCAAGTTGTAACCATATTTGATGGGTACAGTGTAGCTAGGGACATCAATGGCAGAAATAAGCTTAGTGAAAAATCAATTCATATTAGTTCTTAAATTGAATGAAGGATAAAAATTGTGAAAGCAAATTGTACAAGTTGTAAGTAATTTTTGTCTATATTGTGGAGCTAAGTAGCCTGAAATTGTAAACATTGTAATGCATGTTACAGTATGTTCACATCACACACTAATTAATTTAAAGATAATCTTCTTATTGGATAGGAATGTGTTAGCAACtgtataatatacctatattttaaaatgaaaattaaataaacttgttaaaaaaaagtaaacacattttgtttcttttgtataataagaaaataataatataattaatatagtattttatgtaattacatgtttctatttatttatcgtcTGCCTTTTTTCCCTTTGCTCTTGCTTGTTGTCTGGGCAGTCTGAGGTTGCTGGTCAGCAGgcctgaaataaaataataaaaaaacaaattaagtgTTGAACAGTTTAACATAATAGTTATGTGGTTATACCAATTAGTTAGCCTAACATCCATCTGGTAGgatggtgaatggttgtgttgctctatgGATGAACTCTCGTTAAGTTCGAAAtccgtcagtgtagtgtggtggtggtggtaatagctgggtttgtgtgtgttcttacagtgtggaggtgaaggatctgcatgaacacacatttgttgcatagctAACATATTAACTATCATAACACACATAAAAACGCGGTGTGCACAGGTTCTAAGGGCCTATGCACACATTGTATCTTTTTTAACAAAGCAACAATTCTACATGAAAAAATTTAGTTCTTACACCCAATTTCTAGTTTCACACATGTCCCTCCGCCCACGCCTAGCTTAGAGGCTACTAGTGCTTAAAAGCTGTAAAGCATAGTCCGATACACACatgtattttcgaaaaatcaAAACAACTTGTTTACACATACCTGTTTTGACGAGTCTTCAGTTTGGGTATAGCTTCACCAATAAACTTCATTACAGATTCACGGGTTGAGTACTCGGGTTTAAGAGGTGTGCCATCATCATTCTTAATCTGCACCCGTATCCTGCCTCTGAAAAGCATTTCCTGTAaacgtaaaattttattaattttgtacattatttagTATTTCATCATATGAAAGTGTTTGTTTCAAAACATTTTCatgaatgaattaaaattaaaaatttaattaatgataCATCATTATCGGGGGACCAAAAACGATTTCACAGCACTGAATGATTATGATAAATAAGCAATAACAGAAGTGACACCTACATTGAGCAACATTTTATGCCTAGATGCCTACAAATGTATCAACTTTACTCCTAATATCATACCTCCTCACTCAACTTGATTActagtacatacatacttaaaaagatTAACTATGCATCGCAACGCAAACTctttattcataattataacTGTGTTCATGACATAATTATCGAGTGCTTTTAAAAATGCCGCAAAGGAAAAAACGTGCCATGAATTTGTGGAGTTGTGGATTAAGGTTTATACTGAATTACAGGCTCCCGATACAAAACTATGTTGCTCTAAGTGCAACATTAGTTTCCGTCAAACAAAATGTTTTGTGGAACGATATTCCAACTCGCAATTTCAACTTCTTAGATGCTTAAAATTTGTAGGCAGAATATACCAGTTTTTACTAAATAGACATTCTGTTATATCTGTTCTTTAACTGATTTGTTTTTTCTCCCGCAATAACAATGTATGATGATTATCCAGACTGCTATTCACTAAACTCAGCAGGGGCCAAGTAAATTCTGTAATGGTATGTTCCGTAATAATAGCAGATTAAGTAATAAGTAGTAGTTTAGTAATTGCTACTAGAAAAAATTACTATtactttttattgaatttaagtAAATACCTTGCTCTGCTCTCTTGGGTATAACTTGTTTTCAACTCCAACAGGCAAACCAGTTGATACCAACACATCCCTGATCTCCTGGTGGGTAGGATTCTCGACACAAGAGCTCTTCGGCAATCTGCGGCCTTGTGCCAAAGTCTTCTTACTGTTTAAGTAGGCAGGATAGATACAAATCCATCTGTAACAATAATATATTGATTCGTGAACTAATTATGATTCTAATTGACTTCTTCGGTCTACTCTTCATTCAAACGAGTATTAGCGTGATCCTTCATAATGTTACCTTTCAACCTCGCTGTGCTTTTTCTCGGGATTCCATGAAGTTATCATTGCAGCCATGGCTTATAATCTGTTTGATTTTCAATATAGTTCCTAGTCCAAACAAACGAAACAAATTTACACTCAAGCTCGTGGATAGAATAGATAGAGATGGTATTATTTTCCAACTCCACAATGCAATTCAATTCCACTTCCACCTCAACCTCAAACGTCAACGTCAAAATATGACAAGAGAAACATCCAGTCTCCAGTCAGCTATTTGAGACAACGGAAAAGTAGCCGTCTTGTCTGTTATCATAACTTACGCTCCGGCCCTTACAGACCTTACAGACCGCCATTCAAGGAGTATTCATAATGCcttgatcacacgtaccgagcaAACGGGCGAGACAGTAAAATGTTTCTCGGCCGAGACAGTGATGTAAGCGAgaacagctgggctactacgaaactcgaaactcgaagtacgTATCATActgttcctctcgctctcgtattaaacatataagtgtcagagggaccgcacgacacgaacttcgagtttcgtagtagccctgctgttcagCGTTCGCTCGCTCGCTATGTTAAACTTTATACGCACGTCTCGCCCGTTAACTCGGTACGTGCGATAAAGGCATAACTAACCTCTTGCCTACGACTCCGTACAATttatttagacgtgatgaggtaacaaacaaacaaacttacgaacttttgcatttataatattagtgggataataataaatagccgGCATGTAAGCAATagagaaaaatattatagagGCGGTATGTTTCCGGACCTTATCGTagcataacaaataaaaaaaaagatatcccGTCTCTGTCATTGTCAATGGATGTCAATGTCAAACCAACCAATCCAATCCACGATCCGCATTAACTGATGACGATCGATACAACCAACCACGTGTGGAGGACATAACAAAACTGTAGAAATACTGgtaaagtacctatttacaGAAAACTTTAAACTTAATTACAAGCTTGAAGAGCTGGTTGGTTTTTAAAAGGAGGATTTGGAAATACAGTGCCCATGCGAACGACTCCATTCAAGCACATCATTATTTAAGTtcaataattaacaaattttagttttaataatgaGCTGTATAGCAGTAAGCGGCGATTATGTTAGTGTTAGCAAAGGCATGCTTATCGACTGTTACAAGACTTCGAAGCACAACAGTTTAAGCATTTCAATAAGCTCTAAACCTCAGGAAAATGACTCTATTTCGGACATTGCCATTTCTTCAGATTGCAAGTTCTTAGCAGCAGTGTCATCAGTCTCTAAACAACTTACAGTGTTTGATTTACTGTCAtcagtttgttttaaaaactttaNNNNNNNNNNNNNNNNNNNNNNNNNNNNNNNNNNNNNNNNNNNNNNNNNNNNNNNNNNNNNNNNNNNNNNNNNNNNNNNNNNNNNNNNNNNNNNNNNNNNNNNNNNNNNNNNNNNNNNNNNNNNNNNNNNNNNNNNNNNNNNNNNNNNNNNNNNNNNNNNNNNNNNNNNNNNNNNNNNNNNNNNNNNNNNNNNNNNNNNNNNNNNNNNNNNNNNNNNNNNNNNNNNNNNNNNNNNNNNNNNNNNNNNNNNNNNNNNNNNNNNNNNNNNNNNNNNNNNNNNNNNNNNNNNNNNNNNNNNNNNNNNNNNNNNNNNNNNNNNNNNNNNNNNNNNNNNNNNNNNNNNNNNNNNNNNNNNNNNNNNNNNNNNNNNNNNNNNNNNNNNNNNNNNNNNNNNNNNNNNNNNNNNNNNNNNNNNNNNNNNNNNNNNNNNNNNNNNNNNNNNNNNNNNNNNNNNNNNNNNNNNNNNNNNNNNNNNNNNNNNNNNNNNNNNNNNNNNNNNNNNNNNNNNNNNNNNNNNNNNNNNNNNNNNNNNNNNNNNNNNNNNNNNNNNNNNNNNNNNNNNNNNNNNNNNNNNNNNNNNNNNNNNNNNNNNNNNNNNNNNNNNNNNNNNNNNNNNNNNNNNNNNNNNNNNNNNNNNNNNNNNNNNNNNNNNNNNNNNNNNNNNNNNNNNNNNNNNNNNNNNNNNNNNNNNNNNNNNNNNNNNNNNNNNNNNNNNNNNNNNNNNNNNNNNNNNNNNNNNNNNNNNNNNNNNNNNNNNNNNNNNNNNNNNNNNNNNNNNNNNNNNNNNNNNNNNNNNNNNNNNNNNNNNNNNNNNNNNNNNNNNNNNNNNNNNNNNNNNNNNNNNNNNNNNNNNNNNNNNNNNNNNNNNNNNNNNNNNNNNNNNNNNNNNNNNNNNNNNNNNNNNNNNNNNNNNNNNNNNNNNNNNNNNNNNNNNNNNNNNNNNNNNNNNNNNNNNNNNNNNNNNNNNNNNNNNNNNNNNNNNNNNNNNNNNNNNNNNNNNNNNNNNNNNNNNNNNNNNNNNNNNNNNNNNNNNNNNNNNNNNNNNNNNNNNNNNNNNNNNNNNNNNNNNNNNNNNNNNNNNNNNNNNNNNNNNNNNNNNNNNNNNNNNNNNNNNNNNNNNNNNNNNNNNNNNNNNNNNNNNNNNNNNNNNNNNNNNNNNNNNNNNNNNNNNNNNNNNNNNNNNNNNNNNNNNNNNNNNNNNNNNNNNNNNNNNNNNNNNNNNNNNNNNNNNNNNNNNNNNNNNNNNNNNNNNNNNNNNNNNNNNNNNNNNNNNNNNNNNNNNNNNNNNNNNNNNNNNNNNNNNNNNNNNNNNNNNNNNNNNNNNNNNNNNNNNNNNNNNNNNNNNNNNNNNNNNNNNNNNNNNNNNNNNNNNNNNNNNNNNNNNNNNNNNNNNNNNNNNNNNNNNNNNNNNNNNNNNNNNNNNNNNNNNNNNNNNNNNNNNNNNNNNNNNNNNNNNNNNNNNNNNNNNNNNNNNNNNNNNNNNNNNNNNNNNNNNNNNNNNNNNNNNNNNNNNNNNNNNNNNNNNNNNNNNNNNNNNNNNNNNNNNNNNNNNNNNNNNNNNNNNNNNNNNNNNNNNNNNNNNNNNNNNNNNNNNNNNNNNNNNNNNNNNNNNNNNNNNNNNNNNNNNNNNNNNNNNNNNNNNNNNNNNNNNNNNNNNNNNNNNNNNNNNNNNNNNNNNNNNNNNNNNNNNNNNNNNNNNNNNNNNNNNNNNNNNNNNNNNNNNNNNNNNNNNNNNNNNNNNNNNNNNNNNNNNNNNNNNNNNNNNNNNNNNNNNNNNNNNNNNNNNNNNNNNNNNNNNNNNNNNNNNNNNNNNNNNNNNNNNNNNNNNNNNNNNNNNNNNNNNNNNNNNNNNNNNNNNNNNNNNNNNNNNNNNNNNNNNNNNNNNNNNNNNNNNNNNNNNNNNNNNNNNNNNNNNNNNNNNNNNNNNNNNNNNNNNNNNNNNNNNNNNNNNNNNNNNNNNNNNNNNNNNNNNNNNNNNNNNNNNNNNNNNNNNNNNNNNNNNNNNNNNNNNNNNNNNNNNNNNNNNNNNNNNNNNNNNNNNNNNNNNNNNNNNNNNNNNNNNNNNNNNNNNNNNNNNNNNNNNNNNNNNNNNNNNNNNNNNNNNNNNNNNNNNNNNNNNNNNNNNNNNNNNNNNNNNNNNNNNNNNNNNNNNNNNNNNNNNNNNNNNNNNNNNNNNNNNNNNNNNNNNNNNNNNNNNNNNNNNNNNNNNNNNNNNNNNNNNNNNNNNNNNNNNNNNNNNNNNNNNNNNNNNNNNNNNNNNNNNNNNNNNNNNNNNNNNNNNNNNNNNNNNNNNNNNNNNNNNNNNNNNNNNNNNNNNNNNNNNNNNNNNNNNNNNNNNNNNNNNNNNNNNNNNNNNNNNNNNNNNNNNNNNNNNNNNNNNNNNNNNNNNNNNNNNNNNNNNNNNNNNNNNNNNNNNNNNNNNNNNNNNNNNNNNNNNNNNNNNNNNNNNNNNNNNNNNNNNNNNNNNNNNNNNNNNNNNNNNNNNNNNNNNNNNNNNNNNNNNNNNNNNNNNNNNNNNNNNNNNNNNNNNNNNNNNNNNNNNNNNNNNNNNNNNNNNNNNNNNNNNNNNNNNNNNNNNNNNNNNNNNNNNNNNNNNNNNNNNNNNNNNNNNNNNNNNNNNNNNNNNNNNNNNNNNNNNNNNNNNNNNNNNNNNNNNNNNNNNNNNNNNNNNNNNNNNNNNNNNNNNNNNNNNNNNNNNNNNNNNNNNNNNNNNNNNNNNNNNNNNNNNNNNNNNNNNNNNNNNNNNNNNNNNNNNNNNNNNNNNNNNNNNNNNNNNNNNNNNNNNNNNNNNNNNNNNNNNNNNNNNNNNNNNNNNNNNNNNNNNNNNNNNNNNNNNNNNNNNNNNNNNNNNNNNNNNNNNNNNNNNNNNNNNNNNNNNNNNNNNNNNNNNNNNNNNNNNNNNNNNNNNNNNNNNNNNNNNNNNNNNNNNNNNNNNNNNNNNNNNNNNNNNNNNNNNNNNNNNNNNNNNNNNCTCATCTCAACTGCATTTATtctaaagattgtttttttttttaatctttttgtattttttgtatttcaattccaaatttttacttttacggtcatcccgtaaaacctaaatcgaaaatacaaactgaaatatagatgcacagaaaaaccagaaaaataagaccatcactgggaatcgaacccaggtcctcggtattccgtaccgcgtgctataccgctacaccactgatggtcaacggtaccgacacgaatttcgcctatgcacctcatatctcagcttgtttgtttcttatttatatagccacttaaccctttgaccattatttttttaaagcaatgaatcgagaactttaacgatacgcacagcatgaatgattttttttatgatttttgagaaagagaaatgtatatattattgcagggtttccgaattatgagacggcaatatgtttgccgctatcagccaagggcattaagtgACAGGACCGTTATGTCAGTTTGCCGGGGGAACTACGGGTGgcacgacgtatctaaaataaataaattaaaaaccattttttacttccgttgtcatttctaactaacacggctaattcagcaataaaggtaaaaggaaaatttgaagtattgaattaagctataaaataaatcaataacaattgtagcctaacccaccctttcctttaataaacaccagacacttaacggatagtggcaaatatattgccgtcttcattttttaaaattatcaaataacagattttttttctttaaactttatatcgccaatcttgtctctgaaagtagagaattgtgactatcggataaatccagcaaacaaaattttatttacaaacatttttgttcaattgtaaggaatagttaaaaatctaagttcaggcctaagaatcatcatttaacatgggttggaataacgtttatctgctattcttttttcgtaaattggtacgagtatgttctcttatgcgaaccaaaagttatattaactaacaacacgttcattgagaaaaaaataaaatatctgagtcgtatgacggcaaatatcttgccgttacccactaaagggttaagcagtgacgctagcgacatctatgccgtagtcCTCATCGAGAacctttttcggcactccattggaactaaccactcacccggacaagagatatcgttactaagcaatcaaattaagattgtttttttttaatcttttttttttatttgtgcttAGTAATTTAACAGGTACTACGCTATTGCTGTTcttcataaatatataaacttattattttatttattgtacactattCCTACACAaattgtccgtctgtctatctatctgtcaaGATACTTTCTCTCAGGAATGCATGGATATTTGAGATGTCATTTTGAGAAACTGGCGTTTTGAGAATCTGGCATTTTGCGAATCTGATATTTTGAGAATCTGACATTCTGCATATCTGATATAAAGCGTCAAAAGGACTTATTTGTTCTGATTCCGGTCCAACACGTTATATGCAAAGATAAAGGTATTGACTGAGAATCAGCGCTGTAGTAGGCACGTATATTTAATCAAGTTCCTTTTTGGCatcatcaaatattttttctgtaaatagtgTATTATTTAAAGAGTTTCGTGTCAAATAAAGTTGTCTATGtctatagcaaaaaaaataatgaataatgaaTTTCATCGACATTCAACATAGTCATTTTATTACAGAAAATGCTGTTGTTGcagtaaagcactttcttgcgGTAAATGTTCAAACATTTGTAGGtatattcattaaaatacaGCTAAGATATAATTATGTCCTaaatgggaatcgaacccgcttTCTTCAGCTTTATAATGAGTCACTATTATAGTGACTACACGAAGTGTAGCCAATATGCTAATAATCTAACCATTTATTAAGGCATCCATAAAAacttatcaaagtcaaaatcaaaatatctttattcaatttaggctataacaagcacatgaatgtcaaaaaaatctaccactcgctctaccttgatcaagtcAAGGGCTAGAGCAGACGCtgttcctacttatattataaatgcgaaagtttgttagtgtGTGTGTATATGCTGGCCGTCtagaataaataatacataggctactttctatcccgatattcccacgggatcggaataaaatcccAAAACTCCAACATTTAattagacatgaaatttggcgcgggtGTTTTATATACAACATTAATGAAatctaagttatttttttgaaattttcgcgggaattttttaaaacccaagaatttaaattcaaatgtcatgggtAAAATCTAATGGGGAACGTAAAGATGAGAAATGAAAAGGTGCAAGAACACACTATGTGGTTAGCCGCGCTGTTTTagagtatcgcttgagaaataAACTAGGGCATATTTTATTGCCTCCTGAGAAGACTGAGATATTTCGAATGCCATTTTGATAACAATTAGGTACtgctaaattttatttagaaCTGTGCCGGTCTGTGCACATTTTACAGCAATTTATTTGGAAcaatttgaaagtttttttttttacttttatagttGGAGGAGCAATTTCCATTTGGTTATAAAATAGACAGCACAAAAGTTAAAATCTAAGAGCGCGCATATACTGAAAATACTCACCGAGGTAATTTTTTCTCTATGTTCCACTGGCCTAAACGATTAGCCACCTTCATGTAACTGCCCATTAAAATAACGTGTATTGTTCCAGCCAGGCAGTACAGGTCCGTTTGGTAAGTCCATGGTTTACCTTCTCTCATCTCAGTACATGTGAAGCCTTCTGTTGCTATCAACTGGAAAATATGATGATAAGTTGAGCTTTTGACAGAATTCTAAGCACGGAAAGTTACTAAGTACTTATATATAATTGTATCGAATTTTACAACTTACTTCTCTAAATGTTGTTCCTTCTGGGAATAATGACATATCTATAGAGCAACCTAAGTCAATTAGCTGTAGCGATGGGGTTCTCCATTCCTGTGttggtctgaaaaaaaaaacataataaagttAGTTATAC encodes:
- the LOC141427186 gene encoding uncharacterized protein, whose product is MEIRRWQIYIVFNCVLLTHLAAKSVSLNELIAAESKQNQEKIQRPKSTDTVSTSKPFSPKEASPAESRQNVKKTRSPKLSANTPRRQSFSLRDLFAAEAKQTKRKIESLLSKTSGGGLLSQRKRFLPSFSLSNLESRESLLSRAKTLTPLKNRKRFEIKSPLRPKRLKHSFKPRYNRNKQSIKREIFGNEKINQKYNYIPFIKRLGVLVDDILSSGSGESYEYSSVERLKPRRNRQKQSENRKEPKCKCDTRLDSGSAESKPHKKVKKAVVPPTTVTAEITNDTEDTPTEAPTTAAYHTPARDVYTVKPDPNLSLLFTRNSTSPRRDYHGFSERSSPTLHGDLERNITWNNGNDQYYSRWERNQTCSPVNTENSCGSTRDDAGGDGSISRLHGDRTSPRHPDSRYEAEETNEISNKPDRFIRRNNKGNEEKNKFQTGRTAKEEIPLPGGIRRLRGFLPEHKNDNDTESVQPKKNGEESIFNVTHDRTSAERIAQWNGAAATENQRLRQAVETVTPINNLMKHDFSKTNSQPNQVVTIFDGYSVARDINGRNKLSEKSIHISS
- the Srp19 gene encoding signal recognition particle 19; amino-acid sequence: MAAMITSWNPEKKHSEVERWICIYPAYLNSKKTLAQGRRLPKSSCVENPTHQEIRDVLVSTGLPVGVENKLYPREQSKEMLFRGRIRVQIKNDDGTPLKPEYSTRESVMKFIGEAIPKLKTRQNRPADQQPQTAQTTSKSKGKKGRR